Proteins from one Silurus meridionalis isolate SWU-2019-XX chromosome 3, ASM1480568v1, whole genome shotgun sequence genomic window:
- the pikfyve gene encoding 1-phosphatidylinositol 3-phosphate 5-kinase isoform X2: MKLFKRKRIGVHYTVGNDMAADDKSTSSSSTLDWISEPPLSPPSPSHLTHFKPLTPDHDEPPLRSAYSSLVSLFRFNREKSGANIAPAKKLEDVRPPSAADKPESAAPSPQGERRSWASSSLSTHSSGTHRKHSELVRRTSTASDGRRKSEAPLGTHDPRTAVQLRTALKRLKEIMEGKSQDSDLKQYWMPDSQCKECYDCNEKFTTFRRRHHCRLCGQIFCSRCCNQEIPGKFMGYTGDLRACTYCRKIALSYAHSADSACIGEDLTALSDSPCSVCVLEPTEPRTPVGGRKASRNIFLEEDLAWQRKTPIGMRKNLIHPESQNSGLNSRLSAVQEDLGKSPARKRSASVTNLSLDRSGSMVPSYDSSVSPQSTRAVSKPDHSEEERKILLDSSQLKDLWKKICHSNTGMEFQDHRYWLRTYPNCIVGKDLVNWLLRNGTISTRAQAIAIGQALVDGRWLECVTHHDQIFRDEYALYRPLQSTEFSETPSPDTDSVTSLEGHSEPSWFKDIKFDDSDTEQLADENDLIATSSASPSKRTSVSSFHSAVDSDSAASINLNVEQDNVNFRIKKQAKYPHVPPDPAEQKSMARSDPFAPDSDFHTPTEVLVTEDGGQHLSISDAFIKESLFNRRVEEKAKEMLFTPLGWHHSSLDQLREENGEKKAMERLLSANHNHMMALLQQLLYSESLSLSWRDIIVPVVRQIVQTVRPDVRSCDDDMDIRQLVHIKKIPGGKKFDSVLVNGFVCTKNIAHKKMNPYIKNPKILLLKCSIEYLYREETKFTCIDPIVLQEREFLKNYVQRIVDVRPNLVLVEKTVSRIAQDMLLEHGITLVINVKPQVLDRVSRMTQGDLVMSMDQLLTKPRLGTCHKFYLHSFQLNTNNELKTLMFFDGCPPHLGCTIKLRGASEYELARVKEIIMVMVCVAYHSQLEISFLMDEFAMPPSLSKSSSFHCLLESAAEEVEKEVDRESQGNQAETKEDHAELNSEGDFDFEPGLQQIIKGHSRQHSASESSLKDGESPKISRNDSPISTIVIEGDEIKTSTPLSSQSHQPLYMSPPYLSSMEEIGEEEVKQSVEALRHKEDEDTLVRGDSTSSETPLAPTQLFRDPLQDDSGLFVAEQVTSADDRLKSISASFRQELKDVILCISPFMTFREPFLLTKTGLRCPSRDYFPEQVYFSLLLNKDLKDTDSRRKRLLLKDSNASSNSLSNGFGPQFRPVQMLPSHKLTTTRMTQQLSSSQDLARMLADYRAQGGRIQRDSDPFAHPSHAPNAKAPVKADSEEEKGPGQSEMAWATKLDCLNPINHQRLCVLFSSSSTQSNNAPNHCVSPWIVTMEFYGKNDLTLGVFLERYCFRQSYQCPSMYCETPMVHHIRRFVHGNGCVQIVLKELDSPVPGYQHTILNYSWCRICKQVTPVVPMSDDSWSMSFAKYLELRFYGHQYTRRANAEPCGHSIHKDYHQYFSYNQMVASFSYIPVRLLEICLPAPKIIIRNQGPSKNILQQDLKDFALKVTQVYAAIDDRLTSLKTDTFSKTREEKMEDLFAQKDMEEGELRSWMEKLQGRLQASALDTPQQLQAILESVVMKKQSLCETLQCWNSKLQDLFQLEKGRKRLSVPPSPGRHRQATNDESKTSVLESSPRNPSPVVQNGEKALEDRHLSTLPLNTGSLSFPLPSPAEQSLDIPTSGPSFHDQDSEGEVFDSHLQGSNDSQVKEKTTMKTILANLLPGNSYSPIPLPFDHRNLMLHTFKYNDPDKHYLMYDHERVPIAVCEREPSSIIAFALSCKEYKTALEDLSKSSLKSTGEEISQANSSGENKIKNSPAKLTEGSSSQLGRSSADTDPLKELEGGDKQKKQTANPHIELQFSDASAKFYCRIYYAEEFHKMREEVMESTDEDFVRSLSHCVNWQAQGGKSGAVFYATEDDRFILKQMPRLEVQSFLDFAPHYFTYITGAVQQKRPTALAKILGVYRIGYKNSQNNTEKKLDLLVMENLFYGRKMAQVFDLKGSLRNRNVKTDQGKESCEVVLLDENLLKLVHDNPLYIRSHCKAILRAAIHSDAYFLSSHLIIDYSLLVGRDDTSDQLVVGIIDYIRTFTWDKKLEMVVKSTGILGGQGKMPTVVSPELYRARFCEAMDKYFLMVPDHWTGLGVNC, encoded by the exons ATGAAGCTGTTTAAAAGGAAACGCATTGGTGTGCATTAtacagt gGGGAATGATATGGCTGCTGACGACAAGTCTACGTCTTCCTCGTCCACGCTGGACTGGATCTCTGAGCCACCCCTGTCTCCCCCCAGCCCCTCCCACCTGACTCACTTCAAACCCCTCACTCCAGATCATGATGAACCTCCACTGCGCTCGGCCTACAGTTCTTTAGTCAGCCTCTTCCGCTTCAACAGAG aaaagtcaggtgcaaACATTGCACCAGCAAAAAAGCTTG AGGATGTTCGGCCTCCTTCAGCAGCTGATAAACCAGAGTCTGCTGCACCATCACCACAGGGCGAGCGCCGGAGCTGGGCCTCTTCCTCACTGTCCACACACAGCTCTGGGACCCACAGGAAACACTCTGAATTGGTCAGGAGAACCTCTACAGCCTCAG ATGGACGGCGAAAGTCAGAGGCTCCTCTTGGGACTCATGACCCTCGAACTGCAGTTCAACTTCGCACTGCCCTAAAGAGGCTAAAAGAGATCATGGAGGGAAAGAGTCAG GACAGCGATCTGAAGCAGTATTGGATGCCAGACAGCCAATGTAAAGAGTGCTACGACTGCAACGAGAAGTTCACTACATTCCGCCGACGCCACCACTGCCGTCTGTGTGGCCAGATATTCTGCAGCCGCTGCTGCAACCAGGAGATTCCTGGAAAATTCATGGGTTACACGG GTGATTTGCGAGCATGCACATACTGTCGTAAGATTGCGCTGAGCTACGCGCACTCCGCTGACTCAGCGTGTATTGGGGAGGATCTGACTGCGCTGTCGGACTCTccgtgctctgtgtgtgtgctggagccCACAGAGCCTCGCACACCCGTCGGCGGACGCAAAGCTAGCCGCAATATTTTTCTTGAGGAGGACCTCGCCTGGCAAAG AAAAACTCCCATTGGGATGAGGAAGAA TTTGATTCATCCAGAGTCTCAGAATAGTGGGCTTAACTCTAGATTGTCAGCAGTTCAAGAAGATCTGGGCAAATCACCAGCACGAAAGAG ATCAGCCAGTGTGACCAACTTGTCGCTGGATCGTTCAGGCTCGATGGTTCCATCATACGACAGTTCTGTAAGCCCTCAGAGCACACGAGCAGTGTCCAAACCTGACCACAGCGAAGAGGAGCGCAAGATCCTCTTG GATTCGTCTCAGTTAAAAGACTTATGGAAGAAAATCTGTCACAGCAATACCGGGATGGAGTTCCAGGACCACCGATATTGGCTGCGTACTTACCCCAATTGCATTGTGGGTAAAGATCTAGTAAACTGGCTCTTGCGAAATGGCACCATTTCTACTAG AGCTCAGGCTATAGCTATTGGTCAGGCTCTGGTTGACGGGCGCTGGCTTGAGTGTGTTACTCATCACGATCAGATTTTCCGTGATGAGTACGCACTGTATCGCCCACTTCAG agcaCAGAGTTTTCAGAGACTCCATCCCCAGATACGGACAGTGTGACCTCTCTAGAAGGACACTCGGAGCCATCGTGGTTTAAAGACATCAAGTTTGACGACAGTGACACAGAGCAGCTAGCTGACGAAAATGACTTAATAGCAACAA GCTCAGCAAGCCCCAGCAAAAGAACATCGGTCAGCAGTTTTCATTCAGCAGTGGACAGTGATTCGGCCGCTTCCATTAACCTGAACGTGGAGCAGGACAACGTCAACTTCCGCATTAAGAAGCAGGCCAAGTACCCTCACGTGCCTCCTGACCCAGCCGAACAGAAAAGTATGGCACGCTCTGACCCATTCGCCCCTGACTCTGACTTCCACACACCAA CTGAGGTCCTGGTAACAGAAGACGGTGGTCAGCACTTATCCATCAGTGATGCCTTTATTAAAG AGTCTCTGTTTAATCGTCGTGTAGAAGAGAAGGCTAAAGAAATGCTATTCACCCCACTGGGTTGGCACCACAGCTCCCTAGACCAACTGAGGGAGGAGAATGGCGAGAAGAAAGCTATGGAGAGACTTCT GTCAGCCAACCATAACCACATGATGGCCCTGCTGCAGCAGCTGCTCTACAGCGAGTCGCTTTCTCTCTCCTGGCGAGACATCATCGTTCCCGTGGTACGACAGATAGTGCAAACGGTGCGTCCAGATGTTCGGAGCTGCGACGATGACATGGACATTCGCCAGCTGGTCCACATTAAAAAG ATCCCAGGAGGAAAGAAGTTCGACTCCGTCCTGGTGAACGGCTTTGTTTGCACAAAAAACATTGCTCACAAAAAG ATGAACCCTTACATCAAGAACCCTAAGATCCTTCTGCTTAAGTGTTCCATTGAGTATCTTTACAGAGAAGAGACAAAGTTCACCTGCATTGATCCAATTGTGCTTCAG GAACGAGAGTTTCTGAAGAACTATGTGCAACGGATAGTGGATGTGCGTCCTAACCTGGTGCTGGTAGAGAAGACAGTGTCACGCATCGCTCAGGATATGCTGCTTGAGCACGGCATCACCTTAGTCATCAACGTCAAACCT CAAGTACTAGATCGAGTGAGTCGAATGACTCAGGGAGATTTGGTCATGTCCATGGATCAGCTTTTGACCAAACCTCGCTTGGGAACTTGCCACAAATTCTATCTTCACTCCTTCCAATTAAACACTAATA atgAACTGAAGACACTAATGTTCTTTGATGGATGTCCTCCTCACCTTGGCTGCACTATCAAGCTCCGTGGTGCCTCAGAGTATGAGCTCGCCCGAGTTAAGGAGATCAttatggtgatggtgtgtgtagcTTATCACTCACAGTTAGAAATTTCCTTCCTAATGGATGAGTTTGCAATGCCTCCAAGCCTGTCTAAGAGCTCGTCATTCCACTGCCTCCTGGAAAGTGCAGCTGAAGAAGTGGAGAAGGAGGTGGACAGGGAGAGCCAGGGAAACCAAGCTGAAACAAAGGAGGATCATGCAGAACTCAACTCGGAAGGCGACTTTGACTTCGAGCCAGGGCTTCAGCAGATAATAAAAGGCCACAGTAGGCAGCATTCTGCATCTGAATCCTCACTGAAGGACGGAGAAAGTCCTAAAATAAGCAGAAATGACTCGCCCATATCTACAATTGTAATAGAAGGGGATGAGATTAAGACTTCCACTCCCTTGTCCAGTCAGTCACACCAGCCCTTGTATATGTCTCCTCCTTATCTTTCATCTATGGAGGAAATCGGAGAGGAGGAGGTGAAACAATCAGTCGAGGCACTGAGACATAAAGAGGATGAGGACACCCTCGTACGAGGGGACAGCACCAGTTCAGAGACGCCACTTGCTCCAACACAGCTATTTAGAGACCCGCTGCAGGATGACAGTGGCCTGTTTGTGGCTGAGCAGGTGACTTCAGCAGACGACCGGCTTAAGTCCATTTCAGCCAGCTTTAGGCAGGAGTTAAAGGATGTTATCCTGTGCATCTCGCCTTTCATGACTTTTCGTGAACCCTTCCTGTTAACCAAAACTGGCCTGCGCTGCCCGAGCCGTGACTATTTCCCTGAGCAGGTCTACTTCTCGCTGCTGCTGAACAAGGACCTAAAGGATACTGACAGCCGGCGCAAGAGGCTCCTACTTAAGGACTCGAACGCATCTAGCAATTCTTTGAGCAATGGGTTCGGTCCACAATTTCGCCCAGTCCAAATGTTGCCCTCCCATAAGCTCACTACTACCCGCATGACCCAGCAGTTGAGCAGCAGTCAGGATCTGGCCCGCATGCTGGCGGACTATCGTGCTCAAGGAGGACGAATCCAGCGAGACTCAGACCCATTTGCTCATCCCTCGCATGCTCCAAATGCCAAGGCACCAGTCAAGGCAGACAGTGAGGAGGAGAAAGGGCCAGGGCAGAGTGAAATGGCTTGGGCTACCAAG CTCGACTGCCTGAATCCAATAAACCACCAACGGCTGTGCGTGTTGTTCAGCAGCTCCTCGACACAGTCCAACAATGCCCCTAATCACTGCGTGAGCCCTTG gatCGTGACCATGGAATTTTATGGGAAGAATGACTTGACTCTTGGAGTATTTCTGGAAAGATACTGTTTCAG GCAGTCCTACCAATGCCCAAGCATGTATTGTGAAACTCCCATGGTACACCACATTCGCCGCTTTGTGCATGGCAATGGTTGTGTCCAGATTGTTCTTAAAGAGCTCGATTCACCTGTACCCGGATACCAACACACTATCCTTAACTACTCCTGGTGCAGGATCTGCAAACAG GTTACTCCAGTTGTCCCAATGTCTGATGATTCTTGGTCCATGTCCTTTGCGAAATATCTGGAGCTGCGTTTCTATGGCCACCAGTACACTCGCCGTGCCAACGCCGAGCCATGCGGACACTCCATCCACAAAGACTATCACCAGTACTTCTCCTACAACCAGATGGTGGCCTCTTTCAG CTACATCCCAGTAAGACTATTGGAGATCTGCCTGCCTGCTCCTAAGATCATTATCAGGAACCAGGGCCCCAGTAAGAACATTCTGCAACAGGACCTCAAAGATTTTGCACTAAA GGTGACCCAAGTGTATGCTGCAATAGATGACCGTCTCACGTCTCTTAAAACAGACACGTTCAGCAAAACTCGTGAGGAGAAAATGGAGGACTTGTTCGCACAGAAGGAT ATGGAGGAAGGTGAGCTGCGCAGCTGGATGGAGAAGCTCCAAGGGCGTTTGCAGGCTTCGGCTTTAGACACGCCACAACAGCTGCAGGCCATTCTCGAGTCTGTGGTGATGAAGAAGCAGAGCTTGTGTGAAACACTGCAATGTTGGAACAGCAA ACTGCAGGACCTGTTCCAATTGGAGAAGGGCAGGAAGCGTTTGTCTGTTCCCCCCAGCCCCGGCAGACACAGACAGGCCACCAACGACGAGAGCAAG ACAAGTGTCTTGGAGTCGTCTCCCCGCAACCCCTCTCCTGTTGTACAGAATGGTGAGAAAG CGTTAGAGGATCGTCACCTCAGCACCCTGCCCTTAAACACAGGATCCTTATCCTTTCCTCTGCCATCGCCAGCAGAGCAGAGCTTAGATATCCCCACATCTGGGCCATCCTTCCATGATCAGGACTCTGAAGGAG AGGTGTTTGATAGCCACCTGCAAGGCTCCAATGACAGTCAGGTGAAGGAGAAGACCACCATGAAAACCATTCTGGCTAACCTGTTGCCAGGAAACAGTTATAGTCCTATCCCTTTACCTTT TGATCACAGGAACTTGATGCTTCACACCTTTAAATACAA TGACCCAGATAAACACTACCTCATGTACGATCATGAGCGTGTCCCCATcgctgtgtgtgagagagaaccGAGCTCCATCATTGCCTTCGCTCTGAG CTGTAAAGAATACAAAACTGCTCTTGAAGATCTTTCAAAGTCTTCACTGAAATCTACTGGAGAGGAGATTTCTCAGGCCAACAG TTCTGGggaaaacaagataaaaaacaGCCCTGCCAAGCTCACTGAAGGCAGCAGCTCTCAGCTTGGCCGCAGCAGCGCAGACACGGACCCACTCA AGGAGCTCGAGGGTGGTGACAAACAAAAGAAGCAGACGGCGAATCCACACATTGAACTGC AGTTCTCAGACGCCAGCGCAAAGTTCTACTGTCGCATCTACTATGCCGAGGAGTTCCATAAGATGAGAGAGGAGGTGATGGAGAGCACTGATGAAGATTTTGTCCGCTCGCTCTCTCACTGCGTCAACTGGCAGGCTCAAGGAGGCAAATCGGGAGCGGTCTTCTATGCCACTGAAG ACGACCGGTTTATTTTGAAGCAGATGCCCAGGCTGGAAGTACAGTCCTTCCTCGATTTTGCCCCACACTACTTCACTTACATCACTGGTGCGGTTCAGCAGAAG CGGCCTACAGCACTTGCAAAGATTCTGGGAGTTTACCGTATCGGCTACAAGAACTCCCAGAACAACACGGAGAAGAAGCTAGACCTGCTCGTAATGGAGAATCTCTTTTATGGACGCAAAATGGCGCAG GTGTTTGACCTAAAAGGCTCTCTGAGGAACCGAAACGTGAAGACGGACCAAGGTAAGGAGAGCTGCGAGGTGGTGCTGCTGGACGAGAACCTGCTTAAGCTGGTACACGATAATCCCCTCTACATCCGATCGCACTGCAAGGCTATTCTGCGTGCAGCCATCCACAGCGATGCCTACTTCCTGTCCAGCCACCTCATCATCGACTACTCGCTGCTGGTGGGCCGTGACGACACCTCTGACCAGCTCGTCGTAGGGATCATAG ATTACATCCGGACATTCACATGGGATAAAAAGCTCGAGATGGTGGTCAAGTCTACGGGAATTCTTGGCGGCCAAG GAAAAATGCCCACAGTTGTTTCCCCGGAACTGTATCGGGCCCGCTTCTGTGAAGCCATGGACAAGTACTTCCTTATGGTTCCTGACCACTGGACCGGCCTGGGCGTGAATTGCTGA